A genomic segment from Candidatus Babeliales bacterium encodes:
- a CDS encoding iron-sulfur cluster assembly scaffold protein produces MNLYKNELMDHYRYPRNRGKIADPDFVSDEHNPSCGDSVSISGQVCNGIVSAIAFEGAGCVISQAAASMITEYVLGKSVDEIAAISTQQMIDLVGMPLGPVRLKCALLSLHAVQQGLSRYKEGKSNA; encoded by the coding sequence ATGAATCTTTATAAAAATGAATTAATGGATCATTATCGCTATCCGCGTAATCGTGGAAAAATAGCAGACCCTGATTTTGTCTCAGATGAGCATAATCCGTCGTGTGGGGATTCTGTGTCTATTTCTGGGCAGGTATGCAATGGGATCGTATCAGCAATTGCCTTTGAAGGAGCTGGATGCGTGATTAGTCAGGCTGCGGCGTCAATGATAACTGAATATGTGTTGGGCAAATCAGTTGATGAGATCGCGGCTATTTCTACACAGCAGATGATTGATTTGGTAGGTATGCCATTGGGTCCGGTTCGGTTAAAATGTGCGTTATTATCGTTGCATGCTGTGCAGCAGGGTTTAAGTCGATATAAAGAAGGTAAGTCTAATGCTTAA
- the sufC gene encoding Fe-S cluster assembly ATPase SufC, producing MLIISGLQVSVDDTVILKGVDLTVNPGSIHAIMGPNGSGKSSLAYTLMGHPLYTVLQGSIQFCGQVLTELSVDKRAQAGIFLSFQQPYAVPGVTVFSLLKEAHRAVAGKDCSIKEFQDVLADALTSVGLAPSFADRAIHEGFSGGEKKRLEMAQMLILKPKLIILDEIDSGLDIDALKLVAACINRLKTEQPAMSVICITHYQRILDYVIPDSVHVMIDGVIARSGDAHLARSIEHAGYVGFK from the coding sequence ATGTTAATTATTTCTGGTCTCCAAGTGTCAGTCGATGATACGGTGATTTTAAAAGGGGTAGATTTAACGGTCAATCCGGGGTCTATTCATGCGATTATGGGACCAAATGGCTCTGGAAAAAGTAGTCTTGCATACACCCTTATGGGGCATCCATTATATACCGTTTTACAAGGATCAATACAATTTTGCGGTCAGGTATTAACAGAGCTTTCTGTTGATAAGCGAGCGCAAGCTGGCATTTTTTTATCATTTCAGCAGCCGTATGCCGTGCCCGGTGTTACGGTTTTTTCTTTGTTAAAAGAGGCACATCGTGCCGTGGCCGGTAAAGATTGTTCTATTAAAGAGTTTCAAGATGTGTTAGCGGATGCGCTTACATCGGTAGGGCTTGCGCCTTCTTTTGCCGATCGAGCTATTCACGAGGGGTTTTCTGGTGGAGAAAAAAAACGGCTAGAAATGGCTCAAATGCTTATTTTAAAACCAAAATTGATTATTCTCGATGAGATCGATTCAGGTCTTGATATTGATGCGTTAAAGCTCGTTGCTGCCTGTATCAATCGGTTAAAAACAGAGCAACCGGCAATGAGTGTGATCTGCATTACCCATTATCAGCGGATTCTTGATTATGTTATCCCGGATTCTGTGCATGTGATGATAGATGGGGTTATAGCTCGGTCAGGTGATGCTCACTTAGCTCGTTCTATTGAACATGCTGGATATGTTGGGTTTAAATAA
- a CDS encoding AAA family ATPase: MINQPKRMGIHYSIFEDFVKENRIYVDKTKIIHELITASNKKHFYFVSRPRRFGKSLFISTLKAIFSGKKELFNEYWIGKNGNYDWIAHPVIHLDFGGITNRTPEQLEQSLCFALQQIAVDHGIEPLTGSTPANMLKQLVQNLKQHDPIVLLIDEYDKPIVDHIDNLTIAEDNRKILGNFYTTVKSLEQYWRAIFITGVSKFAKTSLFSGLNNLTELSFDPIAAELFGYTEEELITYYSSQIDSLAQHAGKTKLETIKNLKNWYDGYRFSQDMQKSLMYNPLSVTTCLDNKRFANYWFSTGSPGFLIALLRQKGIHLEINEPIKMSMKGFESIDIHNIPLYALLLQTGYLTIADYDSSDNVFTLDYPNEEVRESFKDYLVQAFAYATPDTLEMELVRMRRALLNKDFATFCNAVKILFAGIPYNLHIPRESYYHSLIHFMFDLIGMRPRSEVASSHGKADLVLETADAIFVFEFKYDSSAQQALNQIIKKKYHEKYMHKNKEIVLVGITINFKDKNVEFEWAQQAL, translated from the coding sequence ATGATTAATCAACCAAAACGTATGGGAATTCATTACAGCATATTTGAGGATTTCGTTAAAGAAAATCGCATATATGTTGATAAAACCAAAATCATACATGAACTCATAACCGCGTCTAACAAAAAACACTTTTATTTCGTATCTCGTCCTCGCCGTTTTGGAAAATCCCTTTTTATTTCTACGCTCAAAGCTATTTTTTCAGGCAAAAAAGAATTATTCAATGAATATTGGATCGGCAAAAATGGTAATTATGATTGGATAGCACATCCTGTTATCCATTTAGATTTTGGTGGTATTACGAACAGAACCCCAGAACAATTGGAACAAAGTTTGTGCTTTGCTTTGCAGCAAATTGCGGTAGATCATGGTATTGAACCATTAACAGGATCCACTCCAGCAAATATGCTTAAACAACTTGTTCAAAATTTAAAACAACATGATCCTATAGTCTTGCTCATCGATGAATATGATAAGCCGATTGTTGATCATATTGATAATCTTACGATCGCTGAAGACAATAGAAAAATACTCGGTAATTTTTATACGACTGTAAAATCACTCGAACAATATTGGCGTGCTATTTTTATAACTGGCGTTAGTAAATTTGCTAAAACATCATTGTTTTCTGGTTTAAATAACCTTACAGAGCTTTCTTTTGATCCTATTGCCGCAGAGCTTTTCGGGTATACTGAGGAAGAACTAATTACCTATTATTCTTCTCAAATAGATAGTCTTGCGCAACATGCTGGCAAAACAAAGTTAGAAACCATAAAAAATCTAAAAAACTGGTACGATGGATACCGATTTTCACAAGATATGCAAAAGTCTCTTATGTATAACCCTCTGTCGGTTACCACATGCTTGGACAATAAACGATTTGCTAATTATTGGTTTAGCACCGGATCACCCGGTTTCCTGATAGCTCTATTACGCCAAAAAGGGATACATCTTGAAATCAATGAGCCAATCAAAATGTCGATGAAGGGGTTCGAGTCTATTGATATTCATAATATTCCACTCTATGCCCTTCTTTTACAAACCGGTTATCTAACGATTGCTGATTATGACTCTTCGGATAACGTTTTCACCTTAGATTATCCGAATGAAGAAGTGCGAGAGTCTTTTAAAGATTATCTTGTACAGGCATTTGCATATGCTACACCCGATACCTTAGAAATGGAACTTGTACGTATGCGCAGAGCTTTACTAAACAAAGATTTTGCAACCTTTTGCAATGCAGTTAAAATCCTTTTTGCAGGCATTCCCTATAATTTACATATTCCACGAGAAAGTTATTACCACTCGCTTATTCATTTTATGTTTGATTTGATAGGCATGCGACCACGATCAGAGGTTGCTTCCAGCCACGGCAAAGCTGATCTTGTACTCGAAACAGCAGATGCAATTTTTGTTTTTGAATTTAAATATGATAGTTCAGCGCAGCAAGCTCTCAATCAAATTATTAAAAAGAAATACCATGAAAAGTATATGCACAAAAATAAAGAGATTGTTTTGGTTGGTATTACCATTAATTTTAAAGATAAAAACGTAGAGTTTGAGTGGGCTCAACAAGCTTTATAA
- a CDS encoding SufS family cysteine desulfurase: MKNIRSDFPILCKLVEQKPLIYFDNAATTQKPQAVIDAIVDFYSTYNANVGRSTHTLGERATMMYEAARSTVAHFINAATPAGIVFTSGTTESINLVADAWGRAHIKAGDEIVISELEHHANLLTWQRLASQVGAKLRYIPVSTTTYTLDLTGLSHLITEKTKLVAVSHVSNFFGSQQDIAAIIARAHAVGAKVLIDAAQSVGHQLVDVQLLKPDFLAFSGHKMFGPTGIGVLYVAAAMHDQMAPYHVGGGMVYEADWHTATFLPMSQRLEAGTPAIAQAVGLAAAITYINEHINFDVLQKHEASLSARLIDGLQVFDRITIIGPIGQLRSIGHLVSFVVDGIHAHDVAAYLSQRGIAVRAGHHCAQPLAKKLGIAASVRASFHAYNTMQEVDRFLAIMHELLESNA; the protein is encoded by the coding sequence ATGAAAAATATACGTTCTGATTTTCCTATTTTATGTAAGTTGGTAGAGCAAAAACCGCTTATTTATTTTGATAATGCAGCAACAACGCAAAAACCACAGGCCGTTATAGATGCGATTGTTGATTTTTACAGTACCTATAATGCCAATGTCGGGCGATCAACGCATACACTGGGTGAGCGTGCAACAATGATGTATGAAGCGGCACGATCGACCGTTGCTCATTTTATTAATGCGGCCACTCCAGCAGGCATTGTATTTACGAGTGGAACCACAGAAAGTATCAATTTGGTTGCAGATGCATGGGGGCGTGCGCATATTAAAGCTGGTGATGAGATAGTAATTAGCGAGCTGGAGCATCATGCCAATTTGCTCACCTGGCAGAGGCTTGCGTCTCAGGTGGGAGCGAAGTTACGATATATACCAGTATCAACAACTACATACACATTAGATCTTACTGGGTTATCACATTTGATAACTGAAAAAACAAAACTGGTTGCAGTATCGCACGTATCTAATTTTTTTGGTAGTCAGCAGGATATTGCGGCCATTATTGCTCGTGCACATGCAGTTGGTGCAAAAGTATTGATTGACGCTGCGCAATCAGTTGGGCATCAGTTGGTTGACGTGCAACTTCTTAAACCGGATTTTCTGGCCTTTTCGGGACACAAAATGTTTGGACCAACAGGGATTGGCGTGCTCTATGTTGCTGCAGCAATGCATGATCAGATGGCCCCCTATCATGTGGGTGGTGGCATGGTGTATGAAGCAGATTGGCATACAGCAACATTTTTACCAATGTCGCAACGATTAGAGGCGGGTACGCCAGCAATTGCTCAAGCAGTGGGGCTGGCAGCAGCCATTACGTATATTAATGAGCATATTAATTTTGATGTGCTGCAAAAGCATGAAGCGTCTTTGTCTGCACGATTGATTGATGGTTTGCAGGTTTTCGATCGCATTACTATTATAGGTCCAATCGGCCAGCTACGATCGATTGGACATTTGGTCAGTTTTGTAGTGGATGGCATTCATGCACATGATGTTGCAGCGTATTTGAGTCAGCGTGGGATTGCAGTGCGTGCGGGGCATCATTGTGCACAGCCACTGGCAAAAAAGTTGGGTATTGCAGCATCAGTACGGGCCAGTTTTCATGCATATAATACAATGCAAGAGGTCGATCGGTTTCTTGCGATAATGCATGAGTTGTTGGAATCAAACGCATAA
- the sufB gene encoding Fe-S cluster assembly protein SufB produces the protein MDNYSCHAEKGLNQRIVTEISEKKNEPGWMTDYRLKGLALFEKMPMPTWGADLSQLDPYDIFYYLKPFEKTATSWADVPDDIKTTFDALGIPQAEQQFLAGVGAQFESELVYKSLKKQWADQGVIFTDMSTGLRDYPELFKKYFATVIPAHDNKFAALNSAVWSGGSFVYVPKGVRIDMPLQAYFRINAASMGQFERTLIIAEPDSFVQYVEGCSAPLYRKNSLHSAVVELCALAGSHIRYTTIQNWSQNVYNLVTKRAIAYKNSTVEWIDGNFGSKVTMKYPAIILKEPGAKGQIISIAVAGKGQQQDAGGKVIHLAPRTTSNIVSKSISKNGGRASYRGLLKIVKGAKQSKSTVQCEALLLDSHSRSDTYPTVDVREQQVDVGHEASVSNINAMQVFYLMSRGLSQAQAHAMIVNGFIDAFVKELPMEYAVEINRLIAMEMEGSIG, from the coding sequence ATGGATAACTATTCTTGCCATGCAGAAAAAGGCTTAAATCAACGTATTGTTACTGAAATTTCAGAAAAAAAGAATGAGCCTGGTTGGATGACGGATTACCGCCTTAAGGGGTTGGCGCTGTTTGAAAAAATGCCGATGCCAACCTGGGGAGCTGATCTGAGTCAACTTGATCCCTATGATATTTTTTATTATTTAAAGCCGTTTGAAAAAACTGCGACCTCTTGGGCAGATGTGCCAGATGATATTAAGACAACATTTGACGCGTTGGGAATTCCGCAAGCAGAACAGCAATTTTTGGCAGGGGTAGGTGCGCAGTTTGAGTCAGAGTTGGTATACAAAAGTTTAAAAAAACAGTGGGCAGACCAAGGGGTCATATTTACTGACATGTCTACCGGACTGCGTGATTATCCTGAATTATTTAAGAAATATTTTGCAACCGTGATTCCTGCGCATGATAATAAATTTGCTGCGTTAAATTCAGCGGTATGGAGTGGCGGTAGTTTTGTGTATGTACCCAAAGGAGTGCGTATTGATATGCCATTACAGGCTTATTTTAGGATTAATGCGGCGAGTATGGGGCAGTTTGAACGAACATTGATCATCGCAGAACCGGATAGTTTTGTGCAGTATGTGGAAGGGTGCAGTGCGCCACTCTATCGAAAAAATTCTTTGCATAGTGCGGTGGTGGAATTGTGTGCGCTAGCGGGTTCACATATTCGATATACCACGATTCAAAATTGGTCTCAAAATGTATACAACTTGGTCACCAAGCGTGCCATTGCCTATAAAAATTCGACCGTTGAATGGATTGATGGCAACTTCGGCAGCAAGGTGACGATGAAATATCCGGCGATTATTTTAAAAGAGCCGGGTGCAAAAGGACAGATAATTTCTATTGCCGTTGCCGGTAAAGGACAGCAGCAAGATGCGGGAGGAAAGGTGATTCATTTGGCCCCGCGTACCACATCAAATATTGTTTCAAAATCGATTAGTAAAAATGGTGGACGCGCGAGTTATCGTGGCCTACTGAAAATAGTTAAAGGTGCTAAACAATCAAAATCTACGGTGCAATGTGAAGCGTTGTTGCTTGATAGCCATTCTCGATCGGATACCTACCCCACGGTTGATGTGCGTGAGCAGCAGGTTGATGTAGGGCACGAAGCTTCAGTAAGCAATATAAATGCGATGCAGGTATTTTATTTGATGAGCAGAGGTTTGTCTCAAGCGCAGGCGCATGCAATGATTGTGAATGGTTTTATCGATGCATTTGTTAAAGAGTTACCGATGGAATATGCAGTTGAAATTAATCGATTGATTGCTATGGAAATGGAAGGGTCAATCGGATGA
- a CDS encoding VTT domain-containing protein: MNKFYKKILFLVLVASVIGLLYYLDIKNYLTLEFIQSYSHALLEKVERHYFISIVLFIGALSISTIVGLPVTIPLILLSGYLYGTFWGAVYSTVAVVLGCTSTFLIFRYLLKDFLKERYHDQLAAFEGKMQGDTLQYLVVLHYMSIVPFFIINLFGALTTISLEKFMLSVVLGSFPLYLIYSFTGQQLSTMKKVSDIFSPSIIGAMVLLTALVLVPTIVKSIKKRR; encoded by the coding sequence GTGAATAAATTTTATAAAAAAATACTATTTTTAGTGTTAGTTGCTAGTGTGATCGGGTTGTTGTATTACCTTGATATAAAAAACTATCTGACGCTTGAGTTTATACAGTCATATAGTCATGCATTATTGGAGAAGGTAGAAAGACACTATTTCATTTCGATAGTGCTATTTATTGGAGCGTTATCCATCTCTACTATTGTGGGGCTTCCCGTGACTATTCCTCTCATTTTATTAAGCGGTTATCTCTATGGTACGTTCTGGGGTGCTGTCTATTCTACGGTAGCGGTTGTTCTTGGGTGTACCAGTACATTTTTAATCTTTCGGTATTTGCTCAAAGATTTTTTGAAAGAGCGGTACCATGATCAATTAGCAGCCTTTGAAGGCAAGATGCAAGGAGACACGTTGCAATACCTGGTTGTTCTTCATTATATGTCGATTGTCCCATTTTTTATTATTAATTTGTTTGGCGCTTTGACTACCATTTCATTAGAAAAATTTATGTTGAGCGTGGTATTGGGATCATTTCCGCTTTATTTGATTTATTCATTTACCGGACAGCAGTTGAGCACTATGAAAAAAGTGAGTGATATTTTTTCACCATCCATTATTGGTGCGATGGTGCTGTTGACGGCATTAGTGCTAGTGCCTACGATTGTAAAAAGTATAAAAAAGAGACGGTAA
- a CDS encoding SufD family Fe-S cluster assembly protein — MSMQHNEIRRVIIAPGQQLIIQERGSHAESSSVEYHVGARAHCVIIDQDDDVVGSVVSDITIICEADAQVTYIVVMAAAKAHDKTIRIMLQGARARVAVRGAYLLTDEQRVHVRTRQEHRGAETASDLLFKGIVAEKAQVIYEGMIHIAANAYRANADQQNKTLLMGDHASAQSIPALEVLTHDVRCAHGSAIGQLDREHLLYLQSRGISMQSARQLLVKGFLADILEHLPSDTADVLIARMMDKVAVDKFSVTGAIV, encoded by the coding sequence ATGAGCATGCAGCATAATGAGATCCGGCGGGTTATTATTGCACCAGGTCAGCAGCTGATTATACAAGAACGAGGGTCGCATGCAGAATCTAGTTCGGTTGAGTATCACGTTGGTGCACGTGCGCACTGCGTGATTATAGATCAGGATGATGATGTTGTTGGATCAGTAGTGAGCGATATTACTATTATTTGTGAGGCTGATGCACAAGTAACATACATTGTTGTTATGGCAGCAGCGAAAGCACATGATAAAACTATACGCATTATGTTACAAGGGGCGCGTGCACGAGTAGCCGTTCGTGGTGCATATTTGCTTACAGATGAGCAGCGAGTGCATGTTCGTACGCGTCAGGAGCATCGGGGGGCAGAAACGGCGAGCGATTTGCTGTTTAAAGGAATAGTCGCTGAAAAAGCTCAAGTAATATATGAAGGTATGATTCATATTGCAGCAAATGCATACAGAGCAAACGCTGATCAGCAAAATAAAACATTATTAATGGGCGATCATGCATCTGCGCAATCGATTCCTGCTTTAGAAGTGCTTACTCATGATGTGCGTTGTGCGCACGGCAGCGCAATAGGGCAATTAGACCGAGAGCATCTACTATATTTACAATCTCGTGGTATATCCATGCAATCGGCTCGACAGTTATTAGTAAAAGGTTTTCTTGCGGATATCCTTGAGCATCTGCCCAGCGATACGGCAGATGTATTAATTGCACGTATGATGGACAAAGTTGCAGTAGATAAGTTTAGCGTTACCGGTGCTATTGTATGA
- the smpB gene encoding SsrA-binding protein SmpB — MKLIARNKKAFFEYEILDKIEAGLVLTGDEVKSIRAGQVSLIGAFATVKNGELFLINCNVSLYAQAYMKDKEQALRSRKLLLSRRQLNKMIGDISIKGITIVPLQMYLNDKNLVKVELGLCKSKKAAGKKQAIKERDIDRQASRELKDVYKYK, encoded by the coding sequence ATGAAACTAATTGCACGAAATAAAAAAGCATTTTTTGAGTATGAGATTTTAGATAAAATCGAAGCGGGTCTTGTTCTTACCGGTGATGAGGTTAAGTCGATCCGTGCGGGCCAGGTTTCCTTGATTGGTGCCTTTGCAACCGTAAAAAATGGCGAGTTGTTTCTTATTAACTGTAATGTTTCTTTGTATGCGCAAGCGTATATGAAAGACAAAGAACAGGCGCTACGAAGTCGTAAGTTACTGCTCAGCAGGCGTCAGCTTAATAAAATGATCGGTGATATATCGATCAAGGGGATAACCATTGTCCCGCTGCAAATGTACCTGAATGATAAAAATTTGGTAAAAGTTGAACTTGGTCTGTGTAAATCTAAAAAAGCTGCGGGTAAAAAGCAGGCGATCAAAGAACGAGATATTGATCGTCAGGCGAGCCGGGAGCTTAAAGATGTCTACAAATATAAATAG
- a CDS encoding DNA double-strand break repair nuclease NurA yields the protein MLNHVKLIAQMQQVSDALFRDVSHEYSVARGAWDQIVNDPLFIYKVQSMKHQVPWQLPLWQGKLDLQIPVDQNPMPYQGISVDGSQIYPDRHQGTNCFLINIGSVILQYGMASGSYFDSVPYVFAGDTEADGLPISPDYVNCLRQAFEFQGGLDLIQQKMLPEDKERTFFLFDGSLIFWHLSGKQPELKQFFLTRYMDLLEQWYQTKVLFAGYISLPKSKELVNLVRAFLCNFDPDRSDAHMAVEHVVDAHIAQFFLTPGYRSIVFKSTSDICREYPEHLQPYFFYLHVGNEVARIEIPSWIAQSDDLVDTLARAIVDQCVKGRGYPVLIAEAHEQAVVKGPDRDFFYHMIMKLGIDQKRNTIFSQKVIKKRGIGI from the coding sequence ATGCTTAATCATGTGAAGTTGATTGCACAGATGCAACAGGTTTCTGATGCGTTATTTCGTGATGTTTCTCATGAATACTCCGTTGCGCGTGGGGCATGGGATCAGATAGTGAATGATCCGCTTTTTATATATAAAGTGCAGAGCATGAAGCATCAGGTACCTTGGCAGTTGCCGTTATGGCAAGGAAAACTAGATCTGCAGATACCGGTGGATCAAAATCCAATGCCGTATCAAGGGATATCGGTTGATGGATCACAAATTTATCCTGATCGTCATCAAGGAACTAACTGTTTTTTGATCAATATTGGTTCAGTCATATTGCAGTACGGGATGGCAAGTGGCAGTTATTTTGATTCTGTCCCCTATGTGTTTGCAGGAGATACCGAAGCTGATGGGCTGCCTATCAGCCCTGATTATGTTAATTGTTTAAGGCAGGCGTTTGAATTTCAGGGTGGATTGGATCTTATTCAGCAAAAAATGTTGCCGGAGGATAAAGAGCGAACCTTTTTTTTATTTGATGGATCGTTGATTTTTTGGCATTTATCGGGCAAACAGCCGGAATTAAAGCAGTTTTTTTTAACGCGGTATATGGATTTATTAGAGCAGTGGTATCAAACGAAGGTTCTGTTTGCGGGGTATATCAGTCTTCCTAAAAGCAAAGAGCTGGTGAATTTGGTACGAGCCTTTTTATGTAATTTTGATCCTGACCGTTCTGATGCCCATATGGCAGTAGAGCATGTGGTTGATGCCCATATTGCACAATTTTTTTTAACGCCGGGATATCGATCAATAGTTTTTAAAAGCACTAGTGATATCTGTCGCGAATATCCAGAGCATCTCCAGCCATATTTTTTTTATTTGCATGTGGGGAACGAAGTTGCTCGTATCGAGATTCCTTCGTGGATAGCCCAATCAGATGATTTGGTGGATACGCTTGCGCGGGCCATTGTGGATCAATGTGTCAAAGGGAGGGGCTATCCGGTGTTAATTGCAGAAGCGCACGAACAGGCGGTAGTCAAAGGGCCTGATCGAGATTTTTTTTATCATATGATTATGAAATTAGGGATTGATCAAAAAAGAAACACTATCTTCTCTCAAAAAGTGATTAAAAAGCGTGGTATTGGTATTTGA
- a CDS encoding HAD-IA family hydrolase produces the protein MVKTDSLTMCSLTGYSKFIKYIAHHPTELPRISKNLRKRLFGFLNTVIPPQVNEANAKDPYGMQLPQIMCDWLKGTYTSQEICTLLLTQADQSPFFKSQAERSLIRSLIRCMFTPELFIQATELMPDAYRFAQECKRKGHNLYILSNWDSSSFELLHKKYNHFFDLFDGIVISGDIHAIKPSPAAYHHLLTTYNLNPSDCIFIDDRIENRIAAEQCGISCYFKQKRCFLTPWKKVTDFLAIAQYIIFFSFFKTWKQYQP, from the coding sequence ATGGTTAAAACGGACAGCCTGACCATGTGCTCATTAACTGGGTATTCAAAATTTATCAAATATATCGCCCATCACCCAACCGAGCTACCCCGCATATCAAAAAACCTGCGCAAGCGGCTATTTGGCTTTCTAAACACCGTTATACCACCACAAGTAAACGAGGCTAATGCAAAAGATCCTTACGGTATGCAGCTCCCACAAATCATGTGCGATTGGCTTAAAGGAACCTACACCAGCCAAGAAATATGCACACTACTCCTTACTCAAGCTGATCAATCACCTTTTTTTAAAAGCCAAGCAGAACGATCGCTCATTCGCTCCCTTATCCGATGCATGTTCACCCCGGAACTATTTATTCAAGCAACAGAGCTCATGCCCGATGCCTATAGGTTTGCACAGGAATGCAAAAGAAAGGGCCATAACCTCTATATTCTTTCTAACTGGGATTCAAGTTCATTTGAATTGCTACACAAAAAATATAATCATTTTTTTGATTTATTTGATGGCATCGTAATCAGCGGTGATATTCATGCAATCAAACCATCTCCCGCTGCATATCACCACCTACTCACCACCTATAACCTTAATCCATCAGACTGCATCTTCATTGACGACAGAATCGAAAATCGTATAGCAGCCGAACAATGCGGTATCTCTTGCTACTTTAAACAAAAGCGGTGCTTTTTGACCCCGTGGAAAAAAGTCACTGATTTTCTTGCGATTGCACAGTACATTATATTTTTCTCGTTTTTCAAGACGTGGAAACAGTACCAACCATAA
- a CDS encoding DUF6629 family protein, translating into MCFSATASFASAAILAALGISAIKIAGRHSPLRYFAASPIIFALQQFCEGAIWISATNQPLDALISIIAAHIFLIIAFLVWPIWIPLVAWYPETDRLRKNLLLLPLTSGILFGIHTVTRMYQQGVWAKITDHHILYPSYGSTEHVSLTSLLYCIAVITPLFISSKRYAWLLGTAIAGSLGFTLMWYSNHVTSVWCFFSAVLSSLVIYIVSMNRPKKK; encoded by the coding sequence ATGTGCTTTTCCGCAACTGCCAGTTTCGCCTCTGCTGCTATTTTAGCAGCCTTAGGTATTAGTGCTATAAAAATTGCCGGTCGTCACTCGCCGCTCAGATATTTTGCCGCAAGCCCAATAATTTTTGCGTTACAACAATTTTGCGAAGGTGCTATCTGGATCAGCGCCACAAACCAACCCCTTGATGCTCTGATCAGTATTATCGCGGCCCACATTTTTCTCATTATCGCATTCTTAGTGTGGCCGATTTGGATACCATTGGTTGCATGGTACCCTGAAACAGACAGATTACGCAAAAACTTACTCTTACTACCACTGACATCTGGTATACTATTTGGTATACACACAGTAACCCGTATGTACCAGCAAGGGGTCTGGGCAAAAATAACTGATCATCATATTTTGTACCCATCATATGGATCAACAGAACATGTCAGTCTTACCTCACTGCTTTATTGCATTGCAGTCATCACACCATTATTTATTTCAAGCAAACGATATGCGTGGCTCCTGGGAACTGCTATTGCAGGATCACTTGGCTTTACCCTTATGTGGTATTCAAATCATGTCACTTCTGTTTGGTGCTTTTTTTCAGCAGTGCTTAGCTCACTCGTGATATACATTGTTTCAATGAATAGACCAAAGAAAAAATAA
- a CDS encoding DUF2062 domain-containing protein gives MINWLQKKCTEMVQQERSSHRLAISFCVGVYIAFSPFIGLHTVITFFVAWLFGLNIVALLGSRLLINNPWTMVPLYSAGNFFGNNFCMYLFGTTMFEQNPSWMSWINEPLTQYVGVSGISFWSFFIGTNLLGIAIGVILYPVMRYVFTRLIIAHHGSYN, from the coding sequence GTGATTAATTGGTTGCAAAAAAAATGTACGGAAATGGTTCAGCAAGAGCGATCGAGTCATCGTCTTGCTATTTCTTTTTGTGTTGGGGTATATATTGCCTTTTCACCTTTTATTGGTTTGCATACCGTCATTACCTTTTTTGTAGCATGGCTTTTTGGCCTTAACATTGTGGCATTGCTGGGAAGCCGGTTGCTGATTAATAATCCTTGGACGATGGTGCCCCTTTATAGCGCTGGAAATTTCTTTGGAAATAATTTTTGCATGTACCTCTTTGGAACCACTATGTTTGAACAGAATCCTTCATGGATGAGCTGGATCAATGAGCCATTGACTCAGTATGTAGGGGTCTCAGGAATTTCATTCTGGTCGTTTTTTATCGGCACTAATTTGCTTGGTATAGCCATAGGTGTTATTCTATACCCAGTGATGCGTTATGTTTTTACCAGATTAATTATTGCGCATCATGGTTCTTACAACTAA